The genomic DNA GATCGGCTCGGTGTCCTGCGAGTTGGTCACCCATTCCCACACCTGCACGATCGGGTACTCGCCCACCGCCGCCGCGAGGAACAGTGCCGCCAACAGGTCTTCGGCCTCGGGATCGAAGAAGTCGTCCTTCTTGCCCTCGCCGCCCTCGTCGGCGTCGGCGAAATGCCCGGCCAGTCGCTGGGCGCGCATCTCCTTGCCCGGCCGGTCGGAGTTGACCCAGGCAAGCGGATTCCAGTACCAGCTCGGGCTCTCGTCGGCGACGCCCTGCGGATCGAAGACGAAGGTGGGGCTGCCCTTCTGCTCGCGCACGTCGCGGGTGGCGTCCACCACGTCACGCTTGTTCGAGGTCGCGATCACCGGGCCGATGGCGGCCAGGACGGCCGGGATCACCCGCGAGGTCGACTTCCCCTGCCGCGGCCCCCAGATGTCGAGGTGCAGGTCCTCGTAGGAGCCGTAGAGCATCACGCCGTCGGCCACGCTCACGCCGATCGGGACGCCGGGAGCGTCGTGGTAGCCCAGCTCGATCCCCAGCTGAGCGGCCTTCTCCCTGACCCCGGCCTCGGTGAGCGCGTAGACCGCGCCGCCGCTGCCCATGTACTGCGCCTTCGCGTCCACCGGCAGCACGCCGACCGTGGCCCGCTTCGCCCGCTGCTTGCGGATCCACAGGAAGGCGATCGCGGCCGCGATCACCAGCAGCACGATCATCGTGGAGGCGAACGGCCAGCTGTACTTACCGCGGGCCATTCCCGCGGTGACCTCGATCGGGTTGATCGGCAGCTGCTGCGGCGAGCCCGACAGCTGGTTCCCCAGATGCAGAGCGGCCATCAGCAGCGCGAACACACTGAATCCGGCGTAGACGGCGATCAGGCCCAGATCGGGGTCGGGTATCGCCGGATCCGTCACCTTTTTCGTCTTCGCCATCCCTGCCTCCTCGAATCGCCACGCGGGATAATTGCTGTCTTGTGGTCAGCCGAACGCATCCAGCCGCCATCCTTCGGCGGTGTTCACCACCGTGGCGATCACCGTCGTGGCCGGTAACGCCTCGGTGCGACCGTCGGGATAGACGACGGTCTGTTCGATGCCGATCTTGAACTGCTGGACCTCGCCGCCGCTCTCGCCGGGCGGCCGTTCGCCGGAGGCGAAGGTGAACGCCTCGACCCGCGCGCCCGCCCGCGCCCATTCCGCCCAGCGCAGCGATGGATTCGGCGATTCGCCCGGTGAGTTGTCCAGCATGCGGACGAGGCTGGGGCCCAACCATGTGCGGGCTCGGCGCAATGCCTCACCGTGCGCTTCGTCGGCCGGGTGCCAGGTGTAGATCTCGCGCAGGGCCGTCACCGCGACCCCCTCCGGGGTGACCGGATCGGGCGCGGGTGCCTGTTCCAGCAGCCGAGTGGTCGTGGGAATCCCGCCGGCCGAGCCGGATTCGGAGCTCTCGCCCGAGCCGCAGGCCGCGGCGAAGACCGCCATGCTCGCCATGAGCATCACCACCAGTGTCGCGCGGGATCGTCCGTGCTTCCAGGCTAGCTGCCCTACCGTCCCCGGCAGCCGCCTCGACACCGCCTTTCCGCTGCCGTGTCGGCCTCTGTCGGCCCGTCGTGCCTTCCCGGCTCCGCGTTCGCTCACAGGATCCTCCGCATCCGTGCGTCTCCCGGTACCGCGACCTCGCTCACGCCGCCCGCGCCGGTGTACCGGCCCGCGGGAGCGGACTGGATCATCCGGCCGTCACCCGCGTAGATGCCCACCTGCGCGGGGCCGCGCGGGCCGAAGGAACTGAACACCAGATCACCCGGCTGTGCCTTGCGTGTCGGAATCTCCTCGCCGAACTCCCACTGCTGCTCGGCGGTGCGCGGCATGACGATCTCACCGGCCGAGGCCGCGAACACCGCCGCCGCCACCAGGCCCGGCCCGTCCATCCCGCCGTTGCTCGGCCCCTGAGGTCCGCCGCCACCCCACACGTACGGGGTACCCAGCCAGTCCTGAGCCGCCGCCAGGACCTGCGCGGAACCCCCGCCCTGCTCCGGACTGAACCGGCCCAGCGAGCCGGGCGCGCGGTACTGCGGTTCCATGGCGAGGATGTTCGCGACATAGGGGCGGGTCTCGAAATAGTGCGCCGCATACTGATTCGGCATGCCGCCGCTGGCCAGCACCGCGCCCTCACCGGCGTTGTAGGCGGCCAGGGTCAGCGAGGCGACATCGCCCTGCACCCGGCCCTCACGCTGCCACTGGGTGATCTTGCCCGCGATGGCACACATATAGCGGCCCTGGCCGATGATCGCGTCACCGTCGTCCCAGACGCTGGCCACACCGTTGCCGTCGGCATCGATGACGTAAGGACGTCCGTCGTCGGGATTGATGGAACTCGCCGTCCCCGGCAGGAACTGCGCCAAGCCCTGCGCGCCCGCCGGGGAGGTCAGGCCGCGCCGGAACCCGGACTCCTGCCTGCCCTGCGCCGCCAGCAGCGAGGGGGTGATCTGCGGGCACAGCGACCCGGCCCGGCGGTACCAGACCTCCAGATCGGCGGGCACCTTGCCGGGCGCGAGCGCGCCGCCGGGACTGCCGAAACCGAGGTTGCACCGCGGGTCTGCCGAGTACCACTGCGCACCGCCGAGATCCGGGGTCGGCGCACCGTCGAGCCAGGGCATCGGGTCGATGTGGCGGCCGCCGGTGAACCGGCCGCCGGGCACGATCTCGAAATGCAGGTGTGGGCCGGTGGATTCGCCCGCCGAGCCGACAGCGCCGATCTGCTGACCCGCCCGCACGGTGTCCCCCACGCGCACCAGCACTCCGTGGTCCCACATGTGCCCGTACACCGCCGAGAACGACCGGCCGTTGACGTCGACAGAGTCGACGACGATCCAGTTGCCGAACCCCGAGGCGGGTCCGGCCGCCACCACCCGGCCGTCGGAGACCGAGAAGATCGGTGTGCCGTCGGCGGCCGCCATGTCGATGCCACGATGACCGCCGTTGCGGGAGCCGAAGACGTCGGAGACGGTGAAGGTGCCGATCGCCATCGGCAGCGTGCGCCTGATGGTTCCGCCGCTTGCCGCCTGCGTCACCGCCGCGGTCGTCGCCGCGCCGGTCTGCTCGCTTTCGGCGTTCGCGGCGGGCGCGATGCCCGGGTCCCCCGGCGGGACCAGTGCGGTGCGGCCGGCGCCGAGCAGTGTGGTGTCCGCGCACGGGTCCTCGACCGAGGGCAGCACCACGACCACGACCAAGGCCATCAGCGCGACGATCATGCCGAGGACGCCCCACAGCACGCCTTTCACACTCATCGCGACCACCCCCGCCTGCCCGGGCAGGCGCCGCGGTCGCTCGTCGACTCGCGGGTAGCGGTCACGGGCGTCGTCGGGCTTCGTCGAGGGTCCGCGCCAGTGTCCGGTTCATCTCGGCGGCGGCGGCCAATTGCTGCTGCAGCAGAGCCACTCGGCGCCGCAGGGCGAGCACGTCCATGCGCTCCACGCTCGGGCCCTGCGCGGCGCGTACCCAGTTGCGCACCGAATTGGGGTGCACGCCGATCTGTTCGGCGACCGCTCGGCAGGCCTCGGTCTCGCTGCGCAGTGTGCCGGTCAAGGCGACGACCTGCTCGACCGCCGCCTTGCGCACTTCCGGCGATACCTTGCGATACGAACGATGCGGCATCAATGCGCTCTCCCCCTCATGCCACGCTGCCGCTCGAAGGCCGACTGCGCGTGGCGGATTCGGTGAACTCGCTGAAGCGCTGGTTGGTGTCGTGGATGCCGCTGGCCCGTTCCGACTCGGTGAACTCCATCTGGAACGGGATGCCGGGACGGCGATCCTCACCGATCTTGAGCAGGAACTTGCCGGTACCCGGCGGCGTCGGCCGGACCTGGCCCGGCCGCAGCGCCTCACCGGTCAGCGCCTGCGGGGCCGACCAGCCGGTCACCATGTCGGCCTCGGTCGCGGTGAACGGCACGGTGCTGTCGAGTCGCCTGACCTCTTCGGCGGGTAGCGCGCCGAAGATCTTCGCCCGGGCGCGCTCCAGGAAGCCCAGCGCCTTGGCGATCGCGGCCTCGGTGCCCAGCGACTGCAGGTCCTTGATGGTGTGGCTGATCATGATCAGCGCGGTGGCGATGCTGCGTTGCAGACGGGTCAGCTCGTCGACGCGGTCCACCATGAAATCACCGAGGCCGAGCACCTGCCACAGCTCGTCCATCACCACCTGGAAGTAACGCTGCGGACCGAGTCCGGCATCGGCGAGCACGTGCGCTGCCTCCACCGAGGCGAAACCGTCGGCCCAGCACGCCAGCATGACCGCGGCCTTGAGCTTCTTGTCGCCGGTGGGGATGTGCGAGACGTCGATGCAGACCGCCACCGAGCCGGTGTCGATCGGCACGGTGGTCTGGCCGTTGAAGATCGCGCCGAAGGGGCCCTGGGTGAGCGCGCGCAGCGAACGGCGCAATCCCTTGATGGCGACCTGGTATTCGGCCTGATCGTCGGCGCCCGCGTCGAGCATGAGCTCCTCGCCGCCCGCGACGATCACCTCGAGCAGGTTCTCCATGATCGGCGGCTTGTCCGGGGCGTAGCCGCTGCCCGGCTGGTAGAGGATGCGCAGCGCGGTGGAGATCAGCGTCTCCTCGTAGTCGCGCACCCGGGCGCCGCGCACCAGCTCGACCAGGCCCGCGATCAGCGTGACCTGCCTGGCCCGGATGTCCTGGAGCACCTGCAATTGCAGTGCCGGGAACTCCTCCAGGCGGGGCACCACAGCGCCGAGCACGCCGGCGGCGAGCGGGTTGAGCTTGCCGTGGCCGTAGCCGAGGTCGATCACCTGGCCGCCGACCAGTTCCACCATCTTGCGGTAGTCGGGTTTGACGTCGGCCAGGATCAGCGGGGTGATGCCCTGGGCGATGCCGCCGAGCACGATGCGGCGCACCAGCGAGGATTTGCCGAAACCGTTGAGACCGAGCACGAACAGGCTCGGCGCGGTGATGAAGCTGCCGCGCATGAACCAGTTCATCGGGTCGAAGCACACCGGCGCGCCGGTGTGCAGATGCGAACCCAGCGGCGTACCGATCAGCGGCGCGCCCGCGCCGACCGACCACGGCCACAACCCGGCGACCTGGGCGGTGGTGGCCCGGTATTCGACCGGCCTGCCGACCACGTTCGCCCGGCCGCCGCCCGGGCCCGCGTAGCCGCGGTCGGTGAGCGGTGCGGTGGCGCGGTCGAATCCGTCCTCGATGGTCTGCTCGGCGCGCGCGGCGTAGTTACGCCTGCGGACGTCGTCGGTGTGGACGCGGAAGGTCGCCCACGCCGCGCGCAGACCGGCCCCCTCGCGGCTGACCTCTTCCAGCCGCGCCCTGGTGGCCGGGTCCAGCAACGGCGGCCCGGACTGTTTACGCTTGTCGGCCTTCTGCTTCGCGCGGCGGGCGGCCTTCTCGGTGGGCGCGCCCATCGCGCGGTCGGCGGTGTGATCGAGGCGGCCACGGCCGCGATCGCTGTCACGATCGCGCACCGGACGGGCCGGACGCCCGTTCTCGTTGCGCGGCAAGCGATCACCGCGCGATGCCCGTTCCCGGTCGAGCCGGGCCGGGCGCGCGTCGTTTCCCCGGCCGCGCTGCGCGTCCTGCCTGCGCTCGACCGGCATCCTGTCTTCGCCGCGATCGGTGGGCGGGCGCGGACGCCGCACCGGCTCCCTGCCGCGGTCCTGACCGGAACCACGAGCGGGATTCGGCGCGGGCCGCCGCGGGCGCGCGCCCTCCTCCCTGCGGCGTGGACCGAGGTCCTCGTCGTCGTACGGCCGCGCCCACTGCTCGCGCTCGTCCGGTGCCGGGCGCCGCTCGCGGTGCCCGGTCGTCGTGCGCTCCCTCACGGGTGGCTCGTGTTCGCGTGCCATGGTCAGCTCACCCCGCCAATGCCTTCGGAATGGTCGCGTGCTCCGGCAGGATGACGCCGCAGCCGAGCGATGCCGCGAAGGCCGCGCCCTGGTAGCGGTAGCACCGCCGGATCTTCAACCGCGCCTGGGTGGACAGGTCGCGGGTGATGGCCTCGATGCGCGGCAGATCCCCGCGCAGCGGTTCGGTGATGGTGACCAGCGCGCCGAAGCGGGTCACGCCGTGGCCCCTGGCCTGCTCTTCGCGCGCCTGCTGGGTGGCGCCGACCCGCAGCGTCGCCGCGGCCGAGACCACGCCACGTTCGCTCTGCTGGGCGACCAGCGCGTTCTTGAAGTCGTCGTCGACGATCTCGGCGGCGTCGGCCGCCGAATGCGGCCGGTAGACGATGGCGATGCGCTTGCGCGGCACCTCCGGGTTCGGCGCCAGCAGCCGCTGCAGCACCCGCTCGTCGACCGCGCCCTCGGGGGCGGCGTCCATCTCCCAGGTGACCGAGCGGCCGCCGTCGTGGATGAAGTGATCCCACTTCTCGTCGTGCGAGACCGGACCCGCGTCGGCCCAATCCAGCCCGTGCCCTTCGGGTTCGGAGGCCGCGACCTCGAGGTCGGCCTGCGAGGCCGGGTCGTAGCTGCGGCGGATGAACGCGATCACCTCGTCGGCCGACATCGGCTGGGCGCGCACGCCCGCCTCGGCCAGCGCCGCGCAGATGCCCGGCAGTCGCCTGCCGATCTCGACGGCCTCCTCGGCGGGGTTCTTGCGGCGCTCGGCGGTGGTGGCCTTGAAGGTGATCGCCACGCGCGGCAGCAATTGCACCCGTTCCTGCGGCAATTCGGTGGCCAGCTCGTACATCACCTGCTGGGCCAGCTCCGGCGCTTCCGGCTTGGTGATCGTGGAGACCTCGGTGAGCAGCCGGTTACCGGTCTCGGGCACGGTGTCGATCACCGGCACCACGGCCACGATGTCGCTGGTCTGGCCGACCGAGGCCAGGAAGGTGCCCCACGCGGAGACCCAGCGGTCGATCACCGGCTGGTCGACGGCCTCGTGGCCCTGTGGCCAAGCCCGCAGCACCACGGTGTATTGCGCGAACTGCGGCAGATGGATCATGCCGAAGCTGTAACCGCCCGCGTCGATGCCCTCGTAGAGCTTCGATGGGGCGAGCAGACCGGGCAGCCGGGTGACGCCACCGGGGATGCGGGAGAACCGGCCGCCCCGATACACGTGTTCGCCGCGACTGCGCGAGCGCATCCAGTTGAACATCATCAATCCCGTCTCGTAGCCCGAGCGGCCCCCCGTCCGCCACACCAGTGGAACCATCACCGCCACACCGACGCCGCCGACGATCAGGCCCAGTGTGAATCCACCGACCATCGCACAGATCAGCGCGGTGATCACGACGACGAAGCCGATCACCGTCTCTTCCCAGCGCAGGCCGAACAGGCCCGCGCTGCGCGGCTTCTGCCACAACCCGTAGGAGCGGCGCTCGTAGGTGTCGCTGATCGTCATCGCGGAATGGTGCTCCTCCCGAGGTCGGGCGAACGGTTCGCCCAACGATCCCCTGCCACATCACCCATCGTGTCGTCGGCTCGGCGCATACCGCTGGTCGCGGCTCTGGCCGCGCCGACCCGTCCGGCCGCGGTGGCGGCTCCGGAGGGTACTCCGCGGGAGCCCTGCGTGCCCGAGGCACGCGGACCGCCGCCCTGTGGATTGTGGGGACCCGGCCTGCCGCCGGGGCCACCCGCCCCACCCGGACGCGGACCGGAACCGCTGCCGCTGACATAGCCGGCCGAACCCGGTGCGGCGGCCTGCTTCACGCCGACCGCCTTGGTACCCATGGCGCCGAGCGCCGCCGCCGCGACCAGGGTGCCGCCCGCGGCGGTCAGACCCGAGCCGCCGGAGCCGACGATCGCGACCGCCGGAGTGACCAGGCGCATCAGCGCGGGCAGCACGAAGGCGACCGAGCACAGCAGCACGATGGCGACCAGCATGCGCTGGGCCTGTTCACCGTCGGGCATCGTCGAGGTGGACAGCCCGTCGACATGCCCCGCGGTGGTGAAGGCGATCATGTACACGATCGCGGCCACCGGCTTCCAGAGCATGAAGGCGATGATCCAGCCGACCAGCTTCTGGTAGGACTGCTTGCCGACGTTCATGCCGGAAGCCGCCGCCGCCAGCGGCAGCACGCCCGCCGCGATGATGAGCAGACCCTGTCGCACGATCGCCAGCACGATCTGCGCCAGCGCGCCGAGCAGGCCGACGATCGCGATGATCAGCACCAGACCCGGCGAGAATGCTTGCAAGGCACTGGTTTTCACCATCAGCTCGGCCATGTCCTTGGCGTTGCCGTTGGTCGAGTCCTCGATGATCCATTCCGCGAACCGGTCCGAGGCCTGCGTGCCCGCGACGATCACCGCGCCCAGCATCCAGGAACTGAACACCACCCGGGCGAACATCCGGAACGATTCGGCCGCCTCGCTCACCGCCGCCCCGCGCCTGGCCTCGGCCAGGCGGGCGCCGGTCAGGATGATCGAGGCGATCAGCAGCAATATCTGTATCTGATAGGTGTAGTCGCTGATCTTGGTGAACAACGATCCGCCGTCACTGGCGGCCTCGTTGGGCACCTTCATCCAGAAGGTCAACGCCAGGATGATCGCTTCACCCAGACCGCTCATCAGCGAGTCCACCACGCTGCCGAAGGTGGAATCCCACGCCTTGTCCTTGACCGCGGTGGCGGCGTCGCCGGGATGGGAGGCGGCATTACCCGCCTTGCACACCGCCGAGGCGGCGTCGCCCAGCGAGATGCCGGGCAGGCCGACGCCGTCGAGGGTGTCGTGGATCTCGTTGCAGGTCTCGTCGAAACCGTAGGTCTGGCCGTAGGCCACCGTGGGCGTCGCGACCATGACGGTGAAGATCACCGCGAGGATGGTCAACAGTTTGCGCACCATCGTGTTCGCTCCTCGGGGCTCGGCTGTTCGCGGACCTGGCTCGGCCTTCTCCGTGCGCGGCGCTGTCTTCTCCAAGGTCACCATGTCGTCCACCCCGCAAGCGATTCGATGTATTCGGTCCGGCTGCCCTCGACGGTGGCGGGTTTGAGCCGCCAGTCACCCGCCTCCCACACCATCACCAGGCGCAGGGCGACCCACAGTTGTCTGTCGTCGACGACCTGTCCGCGCGAAGCGAACCGGACGACGGCCAGATCGTCGGCGTAACTCTCGACCTGGAAGGCGTCGGGA from Nocardia higoensis includes the following:
- a CDS encoding peptidoglycan DD-metalloendopeptidase family protein → MSVKGVLWGVLGMIVALMALVVVVVLPSVEDPCADTTLLGAGRTALVPPGDPGIAPAANAESEQTGAATTAAVTQAASGGTIRRTLPMAIGTFTVSDVFGSRNGGHRGIDMAAADGTPIFSVSDGRVVAAGPASGFGNWIVVDSVDVNGRSFSAVYGHMWDHGVLVRVGDTVRAGQQIGAVGSAGESTGPHLHFEIVPGGRFTGGRHIDPMPWLDGAPTPDLGGAQWYSADPRCNLGFGSPGGALAPGKVPADLEVWYRRAGSLCPQITPSLLAAQGRQESGFRRGLTSPAGAQGLAQFLPGTASSINPDDGRPYVIDADGNGVASVWDDGDAIIGQGRYMCAIAGKITQWQREGRVQGDVASLTLAAYNAGEGAVLASGGMPNQYAAHYFETRPYVANILAMEPQYRAPGSLGRFSPEQGGGSAQVLAAAQDWLGTPYVWGGGGPQGPSNGGMDGPGLVAAAVFAASAGEIVMPRTAEQQWEFGEEIPTRKAQPGDLVFSSFGPRGPAQVGIYAGDGRMIQSAPAGRYTGAGGVSEVAVPGDARMRRIL
- a CDS encoding transposase: MPHRSYRKVSPEVRKAAVEQVVALTGTLRSETEACRAVAEQIGVHPNSVRNWVRAAQGPSVERMDVLALRRRVALLQQQLAAAAEMNRTLARTLDEARRRP
- a CDS encoding SCO6880 family protein, giving the protein MTISDTYERRSYGLWQKPRSAGLFGLRWEETVIGFVVVITALICAMVGGFTLGLIVGGVGVAVMVPLVWRTGGRSGYETGLMMFNWMRSRSRGEHVYRGGRFSRIPGGVTRLPGLLAPSKLYEGIDAGGYSFGMIHLPQFAQYTVVLRAWPQGHEAVDQPVIDRWVSAWGTFLASVGQTSDIVAVVPVIDTVPETGNRLLTEVSTITKPEAPELAQQVMYELATELPQERVQLLPRVAITFKATTAERRKNPAEEAVEIGRRLPGICAALAEAGVRAQPMSADEVIAFIRRSYDPASQADLEVAASEPEGHGLDWADAGPVSHDEKWDHFIHDGGRSVTWEMDAAPEGAVDERVLQRLLAPNPEVPRKRIAIVYRPHSAADAAEIVDDDFKNALVAQQSERGVVSAAATLRVGATQQAREEQARGHGVTRFGALVTITEPLRGDLPRIEAITRDLSTQARLKIRRCYRYQGAAFAASLGCGVILPEHATIPKALAG